One Pseudomonadota bacterium genomic window, ATGATCGCCCGCATCGCCCGCGTGCGCCTCACGGAAGCGCAACTGAAGGACACCTCGCACCAGCTCTACGTGCGCGCCGTGGACGAGGTGAGCGCTGGCTACGAGACCTGGCGCCGCTTCAACGCCCAGCAGCTGGCCTACGTGGAGGAGCGCGAGGGGCGCTTCGCCAGCACGAGCAAGAAGGAGCGCAAGCGCCGGCGCAAGGCGCGCTCCTACTCGAGCTACAAGCAGAGCTACGAAGACTACCGCTGGGCCAAGGAGCAGGAGCAGCGCATGGCCGCCTGGGCTGCGCGGCTGGACACGCAGGCGAGCCCCACGGTGCAAGAGGTGGAAGGCACCCTGGTGGAGCTCGAAGGGAGCCTGGCGGAGCAGTACGCGGAGTGGCGGCGGATCCTGCGCGCGTTGTTCGAGCTCGAGACCGGCGTGGCGACCGCGCCCTAGCAGCCTGTTGTAGTGCCTCAGGCGGCACGATCCGGCGTTGGAAATCGACTCAAAATGCTCATGTACCGTTTGTACACTGCGCTTTTTCGTCGATTTCCGCCTTGTCTCGCACTCGCCTGAGACGCTACAACAGGCTGCTAGTACCGTGGGTCAGCCCAGCTTGCGCGCCGTGTTGATCACGTTGATGCCGTCGAAGCGCGCTGTGGGCGTGCCGTGGGACACCGCGCTCACCTGCGAGGGCTGACCCTTGCCGTCGAAGAACGATCCCCCCAAACGGTAATCCCGCTCATCGCAGAGGGCGGAGCACGAGTTCCAGAACTCCTGCGTGTTCGACTGATACGCCACGTCGTCCAGCATGCCGACGATCTCGCCGTCCTTGATCTCGTAGAAGAGCTGGCCGCCGAACTGGAAGTTGTAGCGCTGCTGGTCGATGGAGTAGGAGCCGCGACCCGCGATGTAGATGCCGCGCTCCACGTCGCGGATCATCTGCTGCACGCTGTACTCCTCCTTGCCCGGGGCCAGGGAGACGTTTGGCATGCGCTGGAATTGCACGCTGTCCCAGCTGTCGGCGAAGCAGCAGCCGTGCGACGCCTTCTCGCCGATCATGTGGGCTTGATCGCGGATCGCCTGGTAGTTGACCAGGATGCCGTCGCGCACGAGATCCCACTCTTTGGTTTTCACGCCCTCGTCATCGTAGGCCACGGCGCCGAGGGATCCCGGTTGGGTCTTGTCGGCGATCAGATTCACTAGCTTCGACCCATAGGCGAACTTGCCGCTGCGCCACTTATCCAGGGTGGCGAAGCTGGTGCCGGCGAAGTTGGCCTCGTAGCCGAGTACCCGGTCGAGCTCCAGCGGATGGCCGACGGACTCGTGGATGGTGAGGAACAGGTGCGAGGGGTCCAGCACCAGGTCGTACTTGCCCGGGGTGACGGACTTGGCCTTGAGCTTCTCCTGCAGTTCGCGGCCGGCGTTGGCGGCGTCCTCCACCATGTCGTAGGAGCGGTTGTAGAGGGTGGTGGCCGTGCGCACCTTATCTTCCTCGCGGCCGTCGAGGTACTCCCAGCCCATGCCGACCGGCGCGCTGAGTCCGTTGCGCGTGCGGAACTTGCCAGATTCCGAGTCG contains:
- a CDS encoding TldD/PmbA family protein translates to VQNIVNTESVGVGVRVIAKGTWGFAATNALTPAAVAQAAERAVAIAKANSKYQTEPVRLAPVKGAGEVQWQTPIARNAMRVPIKDKIELLMAVNDAALTAGASFINSSLFLVNERKYFASTDGSFIDQDVHRLWAPFFATGVDSESGKFRTRNGLSAPVGMGWEYLDGREEDKVRTATTLYNRSYDMVEDAANAGRELQEKLKAKSVTPGKYDLVLDPSHLFLTIHESVGHPLELDRVLGYEANFAGTSFATLDKWRSGKFAYGSKLVNLIADKTQPGSLGAVAYDDEGVKTKEWDLVRDGILVNYQAIRDQAHMIGEKASHGCCFADSWDSVQFQRMPNVSLAPGKEEYSVQQMIRDVERGIYIAGRGSYSIDQQRYNFQFGGQLFYEIKDGEIVGMLDDVAYQSNTQEFWNSCSALCDERDYRLGGSFFDGKGQPSQVSAVSHGTPTARFDGINVINTARKLG